In one Triplophysa dalaica isolate WHDGS20190420 chromosome 9, ASM1584641v1, whole genome shotgun sequence genomic region, the following are encoded:
- the otol1b gene encoding otolin 1b, with the protein HRQKMGGFRICTIFVAVISLTFPASYDTIKPTQRPKYQYTKKPPREVPQTTVHVGKPTVTARIVDYTKTRERFPVAITESITVPGDIYIDYPSDTTAFPTAAKDNYTLDYNECYFNVCECCPPEKGAQGFKGDTGLPGIPGDKGEPGPKGEPGPFGPSGIAGSKGDKGDRGEPGSTGLTGSPGIQGKAGVKGEIGIKGEKGASGLPGLKGSKGEKGEPNVNASKGEQGDTGKSGPLGPRGMTGEKGEKGDRGECGLLGERGQKGEPGDHGPPGVRGDPGPSGQHGMHGTPGIPGERGEAGIPGVKGEPGGRGPTGLKGMRGLRGMRGDRGLQGKRGDQGLRGIKGQTGQSGLRLRSAFSIGLYPSKSFPPSGYPVRFDKVFYNGENHYDIATSKFNCTYSGVYVFSYQITVRNKPLRASLVVNGVRKVRSRDTLHGQDIDQASNLVILKLDTGDQVWVETLRDWNGVYSSSEDDSTFSGFLLYPDEHPLHV; encoded by the exons CACAGACAGAAAATGGGTGGGTTCCGCATATGCACTATTTTTGTAGCTGTAATATCATTGACATTCCCTGCCTCGTATGACACAATCAAGCCCACTCAGAGGCCAAAGTATCAATACACCAAGAAACCACCTCGAGAGGTGCCTCAAACTACTGTACATGTAGGCAAGCCTACAGTCACCGCACGGATTGTGGACTACACCAAAACAAGAGAGCGCTTCCCTGTGGCCATCACAGAGAGCATAACAGTTCCAGGAGACATCTATATAGACTATCCCTCAGACACCACTGCATTCCCCACCGCCGCAAAAGACAATTACACGCTAGACTACAATGAATGCTACTTCAACGTCTGTGAGTGCTGCCCTCCAGAGAAAGGAGCACAGGGGTTTAAAGGAGACACAGGTCTGCCAG GTATACCTGGGGATAAGGGAGAACCTGGACCCAAAGGTGAACCAGGCCCATTCGGGCCGTCAGGGATTGCTGGGTCTAAAGGAGATAAAG GAGATAGAGGCGAGCCAGGCAGCACGGGATTGACTGGATCTCCAGGAATCCAGGGAAAGGCCGGAGTGAAAG GTGAAATTGGTATTAAAGGTGAGAAGGGGGCTAGTGGTCTTCCAGGACTGAAAGGATCTAAAGGGGAAAAAGGAGAGCCAAATGTGAATGCATCAAAAGGCGAACAGGGCGATACCGGAAAAAGTGGGCCACTGGGACCCCGAGGCATGACTGGTGAAAAGGGTGAAAAAGGTGATAGAGGAGAATGTGGTTTACTTGGGGAGAGGGGCCAGAAAGGAGAACCAGGTGACCATGGACCACCAGGTGTACGTGGAGATCCTGGCCCATCTGGACAACATGGCATGCACGGTACTCCCGGAATACCTGGAGAGCGTGGAGAAGCAGGAATCCCTGGAGTAAAGGGAGAGCCAGGAGGACGTGGGCCAACAGGACTCAAAGGTATGAGAGGTCTGAGAGGAATGAGGGGCGATCGTGGTCTGCAAGGAAAGCGTGGTGACCAAGGCCTACGTGGAATAAAGGGCCAAACGGGACAAAGCGGTTTGAGACTGCGGTCTGCCTTTAGTATTGGCCTCTATCCTAGCAAGTCTTTTCCTCCATCAGGATATCCGGTTCGCTTCGACAAGGTCTTTTACAATGGCGAAAACCACTACGATATAGCCACAAGCAAATTCAACTGCACCTATTCAGGAGTTTATGTGTTCTCCTACCAGATCACAGTGAGGAACAAACCACTACGAGCTTCTCTGGTGGTCAATGGGGTGCGAAAGGTTCGCTCTAGGGACACTCTACACGGTCAAGACATTGACCAGGCATCCAACCTTGTGATATTGAAGCTGGATACCGGTGATCAGGTATGGGTGGAGACGCTAAGGGACTGGAATGGTGTGTACTCCAGCAGCGAGGATGACAGCACCTTTTCTGGCTTCTTACTCTATCCTGACGAACACCCTCTCCATGTTTAA